A genomic segment from Bacillaceae bacterium S4-13-56 encodes:
- a CDS encoding response regulator transcription factor: MKKILIIEDHIDIAELQRDYLEAEGYLVDLEDDGNKGLEKALHQSYDLLILDIMLPGQSGFDICRQLRKEKDLPILMISAKKEDVDKIRGLGLGADDYMVKPFSPSEMVARVKAHLSRYERLVGKNSPRSNEVKIGSLKIDLDDRRVFINEHEVIMTTKEFDLLLFFVKNPNHVFSKETLFEKIWGIDALGDISTVTVHIRRLRGKIEVDPSTPQFIETIWGIGYRFKI; encoded by the coding sequence ATGAAAAAAATATTGATTATTGAAGATCATATAGATATTGCAGAGTTACAGCGTGACTACTTGGAGGCTGAAGGATATTTGGTAGATTTGGAGGATGACGGAAACAAGGGGTTAGAAAAGGCTCTTCACCAATCCTATGACTTACTCATTTTAGATATTATGCTTCCAGGACAAAGTGGGTTTGATATCTGTCGACAGTTACGTAAAGAAAAGGACTTACCTATTTTAATGATTTCAGCTAAAAAGGAAGATGTTGATAAAATCCGTGGACTTGGTCTAGGAGCTGATGATTATATGGTAAAGCCCTTTAGCCCTAGTGAGATGGTGGCTCGCGTGAAAGCCCATCTATCTCGATATGAAAGATTAGTAGGGAAAAATTCCCCAAGAAGTAACGAGGTTAAGATCGGGTCCCTCAAAATCGATCTTGATGACAGAAGGGTTTTCATCAATGAACATGAGGTAATTATGACTACAAAAGAGTTTGATTTACTTCTCTTTTTTGTAAAGAATCCAAATCACGTATTCAGTAAGGAAACTTTATTTGAAAAGATCTGGGGAATTGACGCATTAGGGGATATTTCCACTGTTACTGTTCATATTCGAAGACTACGAGGTAAGATTGAAGTAGACCCATCCACTCCTCAATTCATCGAGACCATTTGGGGGATTGGGTACCGGTTTAAGATATAG
- a CDS encoding DHHA1 domain-containing protein, whose product MQTKKLYYQDQYIKTFTTTILKQSQDENGKTYVVLDQTYFYPTGGGQPHDTGKINDVPVYDVEEVDGEIRHYIEGSLELQNQCEAEIDWERRFDHMQQHTGQHILSAAFDNMYEYKTVSFHLGKEICSIDIDTESLREEGAARVENAANQIILENRPIKTKWVTADELAQYTLRKKVAVSENIRLVIIPEFDYNGCGGTHPKETGQVSSIKILHWEKQKKQIRVYFVCGNRVLKELHQKHEVIQDLTSKLSASQEQLGGAVNRVLQQTKELERQVDALKLELLEFDAEKLIANAETHNNINLIKIVFKDRSIQELQQLARTISTKSDNVLVLFVNDNDAKLQLICATGSEVAINCNQLIKGILPIINGKGGGNDSFAQGGGENILPAEKVMEEFLRLVKEEEKQ is encoded by the coding sequence ATGCAAACAAAAAAACTGTATTACCAGGACCAATATATCAAAACATTTACAACTACTATCCTTAAACAAAGCCAGGATGAGAATGGCAAAACATATGTTGTCCTTGATCAAACCTACTTCTATCCAACTGGTGGTGGACAACCTCACGATACGGGAAAAATCAATGATGTGCCCGTTTATGATGTGGAAGAAGTTGACGGTGAAATACGACATTATATAGAAGGTTCATTGGAATTGCAGAATCAGTGTGAGGCGGAAATTGACTGGGAACGTCGGTTTGATCATATGCAACAGCATACAGGACAGCATATTTTGTCTGCTGCTTTTGACAATATGTATGAGTATAAAACCGTTAGTTTTCATTTAGGGAAAGAGATTTGTTCGATTGACATTGATACGGAAAGTCTCAGAGAAGAGGGGGCTGCAAGAGTAGAAAATGCAGCTAATCAAATTATTCTCGAAAACCGGCCAATTAAGACGAAGTGGGTAACAGCTGATGAACTTGCCCAATATACACTTAGAAAAAAAGTAGCTGTGTCTGAAAATATCCGCTTAGTGATCATTCCTGAGTTCGATTATAACGGCTGTGGAGGGACGCATCCAAAAGAAACAGGGCAAGTAAGTTCGATCAAAATTTTACATTGGGAGAAACAGAAGAAGCAGATCCGGGTATATTTTGTTTGTGGGAATCGAGTCTTAAAAGAACTGCATCAAAAGCATGAGGTTATCCAAGATTTAACGAGTAAGTTAAGTGCCTCTCAGGAACAATTGGGGGGAGCAGTGAACCGTGTATTGCAGCAAACGAAAGAGCTGGAAAGACAGGTGGATGCACTCAAATTGGAACTATTAGAATTTGATGCTGAAAAATTGATAGCAAATGCAGAAACTCATAATAATATAAATTTAATTAAGATCGTGTTTAAGGACCGGAGCATTCAAGAACTTCAGCAATTGGCAAGAACAATCTCAACTAAGAGTGATAATGTGCTTGTTTTGTTCGTCAATGACAATGATGCTAAGCTTCAACTTATTTGTGCCACTGGGAGCGAAGTGGCTATTAACTGCAATCAACTCATTAAGGGTATTTTGCCCATCATCAATGGGAAAGGTGGCGGAAATGATTCTTTTGCACAAGGTGGGGGTGAAAACATACTTCCAGCAGAAAAGGTAATGGAGGAGTTTCTAAGACTAGTAAAAGAGGAGGAGAAACAATGA
- a CDS encoding class I SAM-dependent rRNA methyltransferase has product MRQVVKVQLKSNSVKDMKSGYPLIVKDAIEDSKVVMEEGNLLYLVDQYGAYIGTGYYGRQNKGIGWVLTRKEKEEIDRLFFVRKIREAVEKRKRFYSSEDTTAFRIFNGEGDGVGGITIDFFGGFYMVSWYSEGIYAFREDIYHALNEVVKARGIYEKLRFDTNGQYLDQDDFVSGEKGEFPLAVKENGMNFFVDLNDGAMTGIFLDQRNVRKALRDKYAKGKTVLNTFSYTGAFSVAAILGGATKTTSVDLAKRSLPKTIEQFSVNEIDFEAHDIMVMNVFDYFRYAERHGLKFDIVVLDPPSFARTKKMTFSTAKDYPKLIKDTLKITNDEGLIVASTNNASFNMKKFKTFIDKAFKEMNIGYKILEEHQLPEDFAVPHNFPEFNYLKVVFIKVKK; this is encoded by the coding sequence ATGAGACAGGTCGTAAAAGTACAATTAAAGTCGAATTCAGTAAAAGATATGAAAAGTGGCTATCCGTTAATTGTGAAAGATGCCATTGAAGATTCGAAAGTAGTTATGGAAGAAGGAAACCTTTTATACTTAGTGGATCAATATGGTGCCTATATTGGGACTGGTTACTATGGGAGACAAAATAAAGGGATTGGCTGGGTATTAACTCGTAAAGAAAAAGAAGAGATTGACCGCTTGTTTTTTGTGAGAAAAATTCGTGAAGCGGTGGAAAAACGAAAAAGATTCTATTCCTCAGAAGATACAACCGCCTTCCGTATATTTAACGGAGAAGGAGATGGGGTCGGTGGGATAACCATTGACTTCTTCGGCGGCTTTTATATGGTGAGCTGGTATAGTGAAGGGATTTACGCCTTCCGTGAAGATATCTATCATGCCCTAAACGAAGTCGTAAAAGCGCGCGGAATTTATGAAAAATTACGATTTGATACGAACGGTCAATATTTGGATCAAGATGATTTTGTGTCAGGTGAAAAAGGTGAGTTTCCATTAGCGGTTAAGGAAAATGGGATGAATTTTTTCGTTGATTTAAATGATGGTGCCATGACAGGAATTTTCCTAGATCAACGAAATGTTCGAAAAGCCTTACGGGACAAATATGCAAAAGGCAAAACGGTCCTTAATACTTTTTCCTACACGGGAGCATTTTCTGTAGCTGCGATTCTTGGTGGAGCGACAAAAACGACAAGTGTTGATTTAGCCAAACGTAGTTTGCCGAAAACAATCGAGCAATTTTCGGTTAACGAAATTGATTTTGAAGCGCATGATATTATGGTGATGAATGTCTTTGATTACTTTAGATATGCCGAACGCCATGGTTTGAAATTTGATATTGTTGTCTTGGATCCACCAAGCTTTGCGCGTACGAAAAAAATGACTTTTAGTACAGCCAAAGATTACCCGAAGCTCATTAAAGACACTTTGAAAATAACAAATGATGAAGGTCTAATCGTTGCATCAACCAATAATGCGAGCTTTAACATGAAGAAGTTCAAAACATTTATTGATAAAGCATTTAAGGAAATGAATATTGGATATAAGATTTTGGAAGAACATCAGTTACCCGAAGATTTTGCTGTCCCACATAACTTTCCTGAATTTAATTATTTAAAAGTCGTGTTTATCAAAGTAAAAAAATGA
- a CDS encoding DUF6254 family protein encodes MSTSKGQRVRKWNARKQSQSPHGKISSFDELVKDVKKKNK; translated from the coding sequence ATGTCTACATCAAAAGGCCAGAGAGTACGCAAATGGAATGCTAGAAAACAGTCACAAAGTCCACATGGAAAAATTTCTTCCTTTGATGAGTTAGTAAAGGATGTGAAGAAGAAGAATAAGTAG
- a CDS encoding HAMP domain-containing sensor histidine kinase: MSIQKRLMISLGAMIIIPIILFSFILFLLFFVLTGEEGSINSTSSIERLEVRDELFGELKLRTYSYSEPLLDVSYLKEMDERLNNWDYGLVIRMNEDIYFHSESYQDLSKSSVLPEFGAFVNQTHDSIEVNQTSYKLRQHDFYLADGQLGSIFIAEKVSSIEEIATNYWPLIIILLILVLVATNGLLSYFVSKSLISPIQLLQKSSRKIREGQLDFELTSNRKDEIGELIEDFEEMRRKLKESIDLQLQYENNRKILLSNISHDLKTPITSIKGYVEGIREGIANTEEKKSKYLETIYKRANEIDSMIDELFLFSTLDLKQIPFRMQPLNLLSYLKELVEEVSTDLENKNIDIQLTNKESEDLFVFADHEKINRVIQNILQNSTKYMDKPKGKIQIVLEKHQAEAQITIMDNGQGIPQESLPNIFDTFYRADSSRNNKTGGTGLGLAISKQIIEAHQGEISAKSILGEGTKIMIRIPLMN; encoded by the coding sequence ATGTCCATTCAAAAAAGGTTAATGATCTCCTTAGGCGCTATGATTATTATTCCTATTATTCTGTTTAGTTTTATTCTCTTCCTCTTATTTTTTGTTTTAACAGGAGAGGAAGGCTCAATCAATTCAACTAGCTCCATAGAAAGACTTGAAGTAAGGGATGAGTTATTCGGAGAATTAAAACTAAGGACCTATTCTTATTCCGAGCCTTTATTAGATGTTTCATACTTAAAAGAAATGGATGAACGTCTAAACAACTGGGATTATGGCCTAGTCATTCGTATGAACGAAGATATTTATTTTCATTCTGAATCCTATCAAGATCTTTCAAAATCAAGTGTTCTTCCCGAATTTGGCGCATTTGTGAATCAAACGCATGATAGCATTGAAGTCAATCAAACCTCATACAAACTCAGACAACACGATTTTTATCTGGCAGATGGACAATTGGGTAGTATTTTTATTGCGGAAAAAGTTAGCTCCATAGAAGAAATAGCAACAAATTATTGGCCACTTATCATAATTTTACTAATCTTAGTTTTGGTAGCAACGAATGGTCTTCTATCTTATTTTGTTTCAAAGAGTCTCATATCTCCTATCCAATTGCTCCAAAAATCTTCTCGTAAAATAAGGGAAGGTCAATTGGATTTCGAACTAACTAGTAATCGAAAAGATGAAATTGGGGAACTAATAGAAGACTTTGAAGAAATGAGGAGAAAATTAAAGGAATCCATTGACTTACAATTACAGTATGAAAACAATCGAAAAATACTACTTTCCAATATCTCTCATGATTTGAAAACACCAATCACGTCCATCAAGGGGTACGTGGAGGGAATTAGAGAAGGAATAGCCAATACAGAAGAAAAAAAGTCTAAATATTTGGAAACCATTTACAAAAGAGCAAATGAAATCGATTCTATGATTGATGAGTTATTCCTATTTTCCACTTTAGACTTAAAACAAATTCCTTTTAGAATGCAACCTCTAAATTTATTAAGTTATCTTAAAGAGCTAGTGGAGGAAGTATCAACTGATCTAGAAAATAAAAACATAGATATTCAATTAACTAATAAGGAATCTGAAGACCTCTTTGTTTTCGCTGATCATGAGAAAATAAATCGTGTCATTCAAAATATCCTCCAAAACAGCACAAAATATATGGATAAGCCTAAAGGGAAAATTCAAATTGTTCTAGAGAAACACCAAGCAGAGGCACAGATAACCATTATGGACAATGGTCAAGGAATTCCACAGGAATCACTTCCTAATATTTTTGATACGTTTTACCGTGCCGATTCCTCTCGAAATAATAAAACAGGTGGCACAGGCCTGGGATTAGCCATTTCCAAACAAATCATAGAAGCGCACCAAGGCGAAATCTCTGCAAAAAGCATTCTAGGTGAGGGTACAAAAATTATGATAAGAATTCCATTAATGAATTGA
- a CDS encoding cytidine deaminase, which translates to MNKEQLMESARKMRENAYIPYSKFPVGAALLMKDGTVINGVNVENVSLGATNCAERTAIFTAVTNGYKKGDFQAIAIAGKTEDYLPPCSICRQVLAEFCSPDMPVYLTNEKNDILELTLKELLPYAFTDLDM; encoded by the coding sequence TTGAATAAAGAACAATTAATGGAAAGTGCACGTAAGATGCGGGAGAATGCATATATTCCCTATTCTAAGTTTCCAGTGGGAGCTGCCCTATTAATGAAAGATGGTACTGTCATTAATGGAGTAAATGTAGAAAATGTTTCGTTGGGTGCAACGAACTGTGCTGAGAGAACGGCTATATTTACAGCAGTTACAAATGGATATAAAAAAGGCGATTTTCAGGCGATAGCTATAGCCGGTAAGACAGAGGATTATCTTCCACCGTGCAGTATTTGTAGACAAGTACTCGCTGAATTCTGTTCCCCTGACATGCCTGTTTATTTGACCAATGAAAAGAATGATATCTTAGAACTAACCTTAAAGGAATTATTACCATACGCGTTCACAGATTTAGATATGTAA
- a CDS encoding HesB/YadR/YfhF family protein, whose amino-acid sequence MKIEISEKALDWFKEEVGLEQGDKIRFYTQIYGTSPVREGYALAFTVDNDSKDAGVSTTKDGITFFINETDIWFFDGHDLYVEYNEAKDEVEYKYKKP is encoded by the coding sequence ATGAAAATAGAAATAAGTGAAAAAGCATTAGATTGGTTTAAAGAGGAAGTGGGTTTAGAGCAAGGGGATAAAATTCGTTTTTATACGCAAATCTATGGAACAAGTCCAGTTCGAGAAGGATATGCACTTGCCTTTACTGTAGATAATGATTCCAAGGATGCTGGTGTAAGTACAACTAAAGATGGAATCACTTTTTTTATCAATGAAACAGACATATGGTTTTTTGATGGGCATGATTTATATGTTGAATACAATGAGGCCAAAGACGAGGTAGAATACAAATATAAAAAACCTTAA
- a CDS encoding methyl-accepting chemotaxis protein, which translates to MKQIKNLKFAAKINILVIGILVLFSVSIGFVIQNKVTDGVKEFAVAKAKSDLELGYTTLDRNHPGSWSIVDDQLYKGDLKINENFEIVDDMAEITGGTVTIFQGDTRVTTNVKLDDGKRAIGTQASDQVIQQVLVKGENFYGEANVVGTMTQTAYQPIKDENGQIIGMWYVGVSQAFINDVIQSIMTNLIIVLVAGVIVATSVMFIFTHLIKKRLNRVNEALHKAGEGDFTTTLTDESTDEFGQLAQNFNKMRESLRSLVVQVSDVTETVRYRSDELNQSASEVKLGAHQIASTMQEMASGSEVQANNTSDLSAVMETFSANMQEANANGEDIYRASHEVLGMTEKGSRLMNESINQMNKVDHIVKDAVEKVQELDSQSQEISKLVSVIKDIADQTNLLALNAAIEAARAGEHGKGFAVVADEVRKLAEQVGHSVSDITSIVSNIQNGSSVVTESLKDGYAEVEKGTDQIKTTGQTFKEISNAVKEMAQKIQTISDNLSTMASKTQEMNASVEEIASVSEESAAGIEETSASAEQANSSMEEVAKGTNELSQTASELNSLVRQFKL; encoded by the coding sequence ATGAAACAAATTAAAAACCTTAAGTTTGCCGCCAAGATTAATATTCTTGTCATCGGAATACTAGTGTTATTTTCAGTATCCATAGGATTTGTCATTCAAAATAAAGTAACGGATGGGGTTAAGGAATTTGCTGTTGCCAAGGCAAAATCAGATCTTGAATTGGGTTATACTACATTAGACCGTAATCATCCAGGTTCTTGGAGTATCGTGGATGACCAGTTATACAAGGGTGATCTGAAGATAAACGAGAATTTTGAGATTGTTGATGACATGGCTGAGATTACAGGAGGAACCGTAACGATCTTCCAAGGAGATACACGTGTGACGACAAACGTTAAGCTTGATGATGGAAAACGGGCCATAGGAACTCAAGCCTCCGATCAAGTCATTCAACAAGTTCTAGTAAAGGGTGAAAATTTTTACGGAGAAGCAAATGTGGTTGGTACAATGACACAAACAGCCTATCAACCTATTAAAGATGAAAATGGTCAGATAATAGGAATGTGGTATGTCGGAGTTTCTCAAGCATTTATTAATGACGTTATTCAAAGTATAATGACTAATTTAATTATCGTTTTAGTAGCAGGAGTTATAGTAGCTACTTCAGTTATGTTTATATTTACGCATTTGATCAAAAAGAGACTTAATCGGGTCAATGAAGCTCTACATAAAGCAGGTGAAGGAGACTTTACAACAACGCTTACGGATGAGTCTACCGATGAATTTGGTCAGCTCGCTCAAAATTTTAATAAGATGAGAGAAAGTCTTCGCAGCCTGGTCGTACAAGTATCTGATGTTACCGAAACCGTAAGATATCGCAGTGATGAACTGAATCAATCCGCTTCTGAAGTGAAGTTAGGTGCACACCAAATTGCTTCCACCATGCAAGAAATGGCTTCCGGCTCAGAAGTACAAGCCAACAACACAAGTGATCTATCTGCTGTAATGGAAACTTTCTCTGCTAATATGCAAGAAGCAAACGCAAATGGCGAGGATATCTATCGTGCTTCACATGAGGTGCTAGGCATGACTGAAAAAGGTAGCAGGTTAATGAATGAATCCATCAATCAAATGAACAAAGTGGATCATATTGTTAAAGACGCAGTGGAAAAAGTTCAGGAACTTGATTCACAATCACAAGAAATTTCTAAATTGGTATCAGTAATAAAAGATATTGCAGATCAGACCAATCTACTAGCTTTAAATGCTGCGATAGAAGCTGCTCGTGCGGGTGAACACGGCAAAGGATTTGCTGTAGTTGCTGATGAAGTAAGAAAGCTTGCCGAACAGGTCGGTCACTCAGTATCAGACATTACAAGTATTGTGAGTAATATTCAAAATGGATCAAGTGTAGTAACAGAATCACTAAAAGATGGATATGCTGAGGTTGAGAAAGGAACCGATCAGATTAAGACAACTGGCCAAACTTTTAAGGAAATTAGTAATGCAGTAAAGGAAATGGCACAAAAAATCCAAACCATCTCAGACAATCTTTCAACAATGGCTTCTAAGACACAAGAAATGAATGCATCCGTAGAAGAAATTGCATCTGTTTCAGAAGAGTCTGCTGCAGGAATTGAGGAAACATCTGCATCTGCAGAACAGGCAAACAGTTCAATGGAAGAAGTTGCAAAAGGCACAAATGAACTTTCTCAAACTGCATCAGAGCTTAACAGCCTCGTACGACAGTTCAAGCTCTAA
- a CDS encoding trans-2-enoyl-CoA reductase family protein: protein MDIKPRFRGFICTNAHPDGCREQVKKQVEYIKEQPKLKGPKNVLVIGASKGFGLSARIVSAFGAGASTIGIFSGKPGTERRTASAGWHNTTALEELANAEGIYAKNVNGDAFSHEIKQETIDLIRQDLGKVDLVVYSLAAGKRVDPNTSTSHYSVLKPIEKTYRNKTVDFHTGEVTEAELHPATEEEIVNTVKVMGGEDWKEWIHALKKADVLREDAKTIAFSYVGPEMTFPIYRNGTIGRAKDHLEATAFELTKDLESINGKAIVTVCKGLVTQSSAAIPVVPLYISALYKVMKKKGIHEGCIEQMNRLFRDFLYKEGPLQTDEEGRIRIDDWEMRDDVQEEVAEIWKNVNSENINEITDIRGFREDFFHLFGFELDQVD, encoded by the coding sequence TTGGACATTAAACCAAGGTTTCGAGGGTTTATCTGCACGAATGCTCATCCAGATGGATGCCGTGAACAAGTAAAAAAACAAGTGGAATACATAAAAGAACAACCAAAACTCAAGGGTCCCAAAAACGTCTTAGTTATAGGTGCTTCTAAGGGTTTCGGTCTTTCCGCACGCATTGTTTCTGCATTTGGTGCCGGTGCAAGCACGATTGGTATCTTCTCAGGAAAACCAGGAACTGAACGTCGAACGGCTTCCGCTGGTTGGCATAATACGACGGCACTAGAAGAGCTTGCAAATGCTGAAGGAATCTATGCGAAAAATGTAAACGGTGACGCTTTTTCACATGAAATCAAGCAGGAGACCATTGATCTAATCCGACAAGATTTAGGAAAAGTGGATCTGGTTGTATATAGTTTAGCTGCTGGAAAGAGAGTGGATCCTAACACAAGTACCTCTCATTATTCTGTACTAAAACCGATCGAAAAGACTTATCGAAACAAAACGGTTGATTTTCATACTGGTGAGGTAACGGAAGCGGAGCTGCACCCTGCTACAGAGGAAGAAATCGTAAACACCGTGAAGGTCATGGGTGGTGAAGATTGGAAAGAATGGATCCATGCATTGAAAAAGGCAGATGTATTGCGGGAAGACGCTAAAACCATCGCCTTTTCCTATGTTGGTCCTGAGATGACTTTTCCAATTTATCGCAATGGAACGATAGGACGAGCTAAAGATCATTTAGAAGCGACTGCTTTCGAGCTAACCAAAGATTTAGAATCGATTAATGGAAAGGCAATTGTTACAGTTTGTAAGGGATTGGTCACTCAGTCTAGCGCAGCCATTCCAGTTGTACCGCTCTATATTTCCGCTCTTTATAAAGTGATGAAGAAGAAAGGGATTCATGAAGGCTGTATCGAACAAATGAATCGTCTTTTCCGTGATTTCCTCTATAAGGAAGGTCCTCTGCAAACAGATGAAGAAGGTCGTATACGTATTGATGATTGGGAAATGCGAGACGATGTTCAAGAAGAAGTAGCAGAAATATGGAAGAATGTTAACTCAGAGAATATCAATGAAATTACGGATATACGTGGATTTCGCGAAGATTTCTTCCATTTATTTGGATTCGAATTAGATCAAGTTGATTAA
- a CDS encoding methyl-accepting chemotaxis protein, which yields MAGILAKFKKQTENFIRKSHRHPEPAVMRNPLLKLGLQGRLLILVLSLLLVTISSVGYISYTKAKEATMNLIEFRLEREVEIISQAAQNLSIMSVGNQSEFNRSFEQEVQKMRHSLVASGIKADFFYLKESNVFPYKVSDDSEFEIPKDIVKEMNRDYSGLLHTEVNQEDYTIVYEYIPHIQAKYIVAIPTETYMGSIYEIKNFLLITTLLSLIGSTVIIILIVRSLTNPLIKLRNSMIEARDGKISKPINIRSSLPEVRYLVDSFNQMLDQMNVIINEIHHSSGELTRQGNLLRDSSLQAQEHNQQLLESIGVVKLGAEQTASSSTSNMVTFQNVKKQTQSVLIHMKEIYETSIEMNKSAEKGDISLKNMINVFSDFEKDFMGMTNTIHGVKDHSQSIVKVVLTIKAIAEQTKLLALNATIEAARAGEAGKGFTVVANEIRKLADQSTRATEDISQSIKKMEDISFNASSEFDEMLRKMKLQVGVANDARNNFDTLLNGIEQMNTRLTYMRDFLKNLDQSMTQMENVSESFSSISQETLASAEQMQEASRNHHEKMNSVYTVGEEILTVSHDLERKVETLVSPQ from the coding sequence ATGGCAGGAATATTAGCCAAATTTAAAAAGCAAACAGAAAATTTTATACGGAAGTCTCATAGACATCCAGAGCCAGCGGTAATGCGTAATCCATTATTAAAGCTTGGACTTCAAGGAAGGTTATTGATTTTAGTATTAAGTTTATTATTAGTTACTATTAGCTCGGTAGGGTATATCTCTTATACCAAGGCAAAAGAGGCTACTATGAATTTAATCGAGTTTCGTCTTGAGCGAGAAGTTGAAATTATCTCCCAGGCAGCGCAAAATCTATCCATTATGTCTGTAGGTAATCAGAGTGAATTTAATAGAAGTTTTGAGCAAGAGGTTCAAAAAATGAGACATTCCCTAGTAGCTTCAGGGATTAAGGCTGATTTCTTCTATTTAAAAGAATCTAATGTATTTCCTTACAAAGTAAGTGATGATTCAGAGTTTGAAATTCCAAAAGATATTGTAAAAGAAATGAATCGTGATTATTCAGGTCTACTACATACGGAAGTTAATCAAGAGGATTATACAATCGTGTATGAATATATACCTCATATTCAGGCAAAGTATATTGTGGCTATTCCAACTGAAACCTATATGGGTTCCATTTACGAGATTAAAAACTTCTTATTAATCACTACACTTCTTAGTCTTATTGGATCAACAGTTATCATCATTCTAATTGTGAGAAGCTTAACTAATCCGCTGATAAAATTAAGGAATTCTATGATAGAGGCGAGAGACGGAAAAATTAGTAAACCAATAAATATAAGAAGCTCATTGCCAGAGGTTAGATACTTAGTAGACAGCTTCAATCAAATGTTAGATCAAATGAATGTCATAATAAATGAAATTCATCATTCCTCAGGAGAATTAACAAGACAAGGCAATCTATTACGGGATTCATCCTTGCAGGCACAAGAGCATAATCAACAATTATTAGAATCGATCGGTGTTGTTAAATTGGGTGCAGAACAAACTGCATCAAGTTCTACTTCTAATATGGTAACCTTCCAAAATGTAAAAAAACAAACTCAATCCGTTCTTATTCATATGAAGGAAATATATGAAACCTCCATAGAAATGAATAAGTCTGCTGAAAAAGGTGACATCAGTCTAAAAAATATGATAAATGTGTTTAGTGATTTTGAAAAAGATTTTATGGGAATGACAAATACAATCCATGGAGTTAAAGATCACTCGCAGTCTATTGTTAAAGTAGTTTTAACCATAAAAGCAATTGCAGAGCAGACAAAATTACTTGCCTTGAATGCAACTATTGAGGCAGCAAGAGCTGGAGAGGCAGGGAAAGGCTTTACGGTGGTAGCTAATGAAATTAGGAAACTAGCTGATCAATCAACTAGGGCAACTGAGGATATATCTCAATCGATAAAAAAAATGGAAGATATCTCATTTAATGCTTCCTCTGAATTTGATGAAATGCTTCGAAAGATGAAACTACAGGTTGGAGTAGCAAATGACGCCAGAAACAACTTTGACACACTACTAAACGGAATTGAACAAATGAATACACGGCTAACTTATATGCGTGATTTTCTGAAAAATTTAGATCAATCCATGACGCAAATGGAGAACGTTTCTGAAAGTTTTTCATCCATTTCACAAGAAACGTTAGCTAGTGCTGAGCAAATGCAGGAGGCTTCAAGGAATCATCATGAAAAAATGAATTCTGTTTATACAGTAGGAGAAGAAATATTAACAGTCAGTCATGATTTAGAAAGAAAGGTAGAAACACTTGTATCGCCACAATAA